Below is a window of Candidatus Binataceae bacterium DNA.
CAGAAGCGGGAGCGAAGGTGACGGAATAGCTTCGGCCCACGACCAAAATCGGGTGCCAGGCCGTTCAGCGGCAAGACGCGCGTCAGATTGAAATTTCAAATTGAGAAGATCCGGCCTGGCCGTTTCCGATGGTGGTTCCCTGACTCGGCGTCTCCCCGTCCTGTCCGTTAAGCTCCAGCCCTCTGGTGGTTGACGTCTTGTGGTCAAGCACTCCGGCGACTTCACAAAGGCCTCGGCGCAAATTCTACAGAACTCAGACGTTGGTTCGTGACCCGAACCACTAGTAGCTGGTCCCTCAAGATTCGGTCCTTATCCAAGGCGCTTGGGATGGCGAACTGTCCTTGACAGCGCTTGTCGAGGTACGATATTGAGAATCACTCTCAATTAGCTATGACAACTTTCGAACTGTTCCTTACGACGATGGCGGCGGCGACGATTGCGGTCGCGTGCGTGGGCGGGGCGCGTGCGCAGGAGGAGCAGGAAATCCGCTTCGAAAACCACAAGTTCACGCCTCAGACGCTGACCGTGCCGAGCGGCCAGAAACTGACCATCAAGGTGGTCAACGACAGCAAGGAAACCATCGAGTTCGAGAGCTTCAAGCTCAATCGCGAGAAGGTGGTGACACCCGGTGAAACCATCACCGTCCGTCTCCCTGAGCTGAGCGCCGGGGCTTACGACTTCTACGACGATTTTCACCAGGACGTGCCGGAAGGCAGCATCGTCGCAAAATAGTGTTGGCTTCGGATGCGTCGAAACCTTCAGCTCGGGTCGGTTTTCTCGATGCTCGCACTCTTGGTGGCAATTCAGCTGGTGCCTTCGGGGCTGACTAACCCTCCCTCGAAGGGCGAGGTTTCCGCACCGCCCGAAATCCAAGACACGCTGCGGCGCTCTTGCTACGACTGTCATTCCAATCAGACTCAATGGCCCTGGTACGGTCACGTTGCGCCGTTCTCGTGGGCGGTCGCTCGGGACATTGAGCTGGGCCGTCGGCAACTCAATTTCTCCGAGTGGAGCGATTACTATCCCGCCACTCGCAGGCGAAAGCTCCAGTGGATGGGACGTGCGCTCCAGCAGGAGGTGATGCCACCCCTGTCCTACCGGCTGATTCATCCCTCCTCGCGCCTGAGCCCGCAGGTCCGGGCGCAACTTGAGCGTTGGATCGATACGGAACTTGTGTCGGTCACCGCATCCTCCGCATCGAAAGCAGGTGATTGACTTGAAGTCAGTTTGTCGTTGGTTACGTTTAATTGGAGCGTTTGCCGCCCTCGTACTGTTCAACCCGGGCTACGCTCTAGCGCAAATGGACGCATTCGAGTTCGAGGTTTACCCGTACAAGACCCTGGGACGCGGGATGGTTGAGCTCGAAACCCTGAATTCAGTGGTGGCGAACGGACACAACTCCGCCGGCGCAGGTACCTCGGCTGGTGATTTCCCCAGCCAGGGCATGTGGCGCAACGCATACGAGCTAACTTACGGCTTGACCGATCGCATCGAGGCGGCAGCGTACCTAAACCTCGCCCAGGTCCGCGGTCATGGACTGTGGTACGCAGGTTCCAAGTATCGGCTGCGGGGACAGCTATTCGACGAAAACACCCTCCCGGTTAACCTGGGATGGTACCTGGAACTGGAGTGGTGGAAGACTCCGCAATTCGACGACGCCAACCTGGAACTCGAGTTGAAGCCGATCATCGAAAAAGACTTCGGCCGCCTGTCGCTCGTCGCGAACCCGCTTTTCGAGAAAGTTTTGTCCGGAGTGGGCCGAAACCAGGGGTTCGAATTCGGCTACCGCAGCGGAGTCTACTATCGATGGCTGCGCCATCTGTCGCCTGGCGTCGAATTCTACGGGGGGGTCGGCCTGCTCGACGACACCGACCCTCTTCAGGAACAACAGCACTACATTTTCCCGGTGCTGTGGGGCGAGCTGGCCAACGGAATCGAGTACAACATCGGCCCCGGCTTCGGGCTGACCCCAAACTCGGACCACGTGGTCGTGAAATTCAACATTGAAGTGGAAAAGTACCTCAGCGCGCTATTGGGCCCGTCGCCCGACAATTCGTGGTTCTTCTAGGGTGGTCCGCCGCGCTCGGAAATCACCGCCGCCTCCGAAACGACCTGCTCTTTCGCGGTTGGTTTCGGCATGGGATCTGAGCGAAACCAGCGCGGACTAGAAAATGAGGCGGCGTTTGCTCTGAAGGCCGCATTGTTACCCTCCGGCAACGCCCGGCTGCGGAAATAATTTGCCTTAGACCCGCTTTCCAGCAATCCTTTCGCCAGAACCTTCCGACTGGCCCTTCCCGATGAATTTGATGGATCCCGGAAAGACCAGAGCCGTCGCTTTTTATGTATCGATGCTGGTCGCGGCTGCCGGAATTTACCTTGGCATCCGCCTTTACGGCGAAACTCTGTTGCCGGACCAACCCGTCGCAACCCTGTCTGTCTTGCCCTCGCGAGCGGTTGGCCATCAGCCCGACGTGCTGATGCACGTCTTGCTCGCGCTGGTCGTGGTGATCGTTCTCGCGCGCGCGGTTGGCTCCCTGTTTGCCTACTTTCAACAGCCGCCGGTCGTGGGAGAGATCATCGCGGGAATTCTGCTCGGCCCGTCGCTGCTGGGGCGGGTTACCCCTGGTGTTGCCGGTTACTTGTTTCCGCCGACCGTCGTGCCGGTGCTCGGAGTTCTCGCCGAGATCGGCGTGGTCCTGTACATGTTTCTGGTCGGATTGGAACTCGACACCAGCTTGTTGCGTCGACGTGGCCATGCCGCGGTTGCCATTTCACACGCGAGCATCGTGGTCCCGTTTCTCGCCGGCGCGTTCCTCGCCTTGTACCTGTATCCGCGGCTTTCCTCGCGCAGCGTTTCATTTACTTCGTTCTCTCTGTTTCTCGGCGTATCGATGTCGGTGACGGCGTTTCCGGTACTGGCCCGGATTCTCACCGATCGTCGCATGCACCGCTCGCGGATGGGCGCGATGACCCTCACCTGCGCCGCGGTCGATGATGTCACCGCATGGTGTTTGCTGGCGGTGGTGGTGAGTATTGTGCAGGCGAAGACCGCCGGTGCGATCTGGACGATCGCGATGGCGCTTGCCTTCATCGCCACTCTGCTTCTGATCATCCGTCCCCTGATGACCCGGCTGACGACCCTGTACGGAAATCGCGGCCGCCTCACTCAAGGGGTCATGGCGATATTGTTCGTAGCGTTGCTCGCGTCCGCACTGTTTACCGATCTGATCGGCATTCACGCGGTATTCGGCGCTTTCGCCCTGGGCGCGGTTATTCCCCATGACAGCGGCATGGCACGCGACCTGACCGATCGGCTCGAGGATCTCCTGGTGGTCATGCTGCTGCCGGCGTTTTTTGCTTTTACCGGCTTGCGCACCCAGATCTCACTGGTCGCCGGGCCCGCCCAATGGATGATGTGCGGGCTCATCGTGCTGGTCGCGTCGATTGGAAAGTTTGGCGGCAGCGCGCTTGCGGCGCGGCTCACCGGACTGAAGTGGCGCGATTCGGCGGCGCTCGGAATCCTGATGAACACTCGGGGACTGGTGGAGCTGATCGTGCTCAATATCGGGCTCGATCTCGGTGTGATCGCACCCAAGCTTTTCGCGATGCTGGTTATCATGGCGCTGGTCACCACCTTCGCCACGACCCCGATCCTCTCCCTGCTCATTACCGGTGAAAGCCGGCGCGAATTCGAAGAGCAACCGTCGTTGCCCGCAGGTACCCGGGCCTTGCCCTCGGCGGCGGAGCGACTCCCCGATTCTCCTGTGGTCGCGGCGGTTTCCAACCCGCACACCGTGGACACCTTGATCGAGTTGGCGGCCGCGGCCAGCCCGGTGGAGGGACACCCGCTGCGAGTGCTGACTCTGATTCGCCGCCCGGAGGGTGGCGTGCGGTCAGGGTTGCGTGAGATCGAGGAGCGAGTCGCTCCGAGGACTCCGGTTTTGCTGGCCGTGATGGAACGTGCGCGCAGTCTGGGCGTTCCGGTTGAAACCCAGGCTGCGTGGAGCGACGACCCGGGGCGCGATCTGGTGGAGATGGCGCGGGCTGCCGGCGCGGCCTGGCTGATGATCGGGGTACATCAGCCGGTTTTTGGCACCAACGAGATGGGCGGCACGGTCCGCCAGGTAATGAGCAATCTGGCGGGCTCCTCGATCCACCTGGGAATCGTTTCGCGAGGCCATCTGCAGCACTCAAGCCGCATCTTCGCCCTGGTAGATGATATCGCGGATGGTCGCGCTACCCTCGACCTCGCCGTGCGCGTCGCGCGCGCGAGAAACTATAGCGTGCATGCGCTCTTGGTTGCCGATAACGGTTTGGAACCGGCATCTGAGCTTACGGCCCTGGTGAGAGACGCCAGCAGGATATCCGGTCAGTGGCTGTATACCGATATTTTGCGGACCCGCGAATCGGGGAGCATTCTCCACCAGGTGCGCGGCGAACTTCTGGTTCTCGGCGCGGGCACCGCCAATCAGATCAATCTGCCTATCAACGTCGTCCCGGAACGCGACGGCTGTATCGTAGTCGTACAGGGCGCGGACACCCGTCAAACCGAGGCACGCGATCAGTGATGTCGACTCACCCTGCAGTAAGAAATCGCGCTCGGTAAGGAGCGGCGGCCAACCGAAAGAATGGCATCGATTTCGCGCATCGACTAACGCATCGACACGCCCCGCGCGGGACCGAGATTCGCTCCGCTTAGCAGGATTAGAACTTCCGAACCCCGAGTCTCCGGGTCAAGCCTAACCACGTACGCGGGCAAGTCGCCGGTGCCAACTCCGACGTCGGTGCGCCCATCGCACCCGCACCGTGCCACCACCGCGTCGTTGATCAGCGCGAACTTGTCTAGATTCAGCGCCGCCGCTGACAGGTTGGGTTCGATGAGGTCGAGTTTCAGCCGTCCACGCTCCAGCCGCGGATCGAAGACCAGCGGTTTGCCATCGACGGTTGCCGTCGTGACGACCCAGCGCTTGAACTCCGCGTCATTCATTTTCCGCGCGTCGGCATGTTCACGCCTAAGGGTGGCAATCGCGCTTCCCAGGACCGCCCTGCGCGACTTAGATCGTTGGTCTTTTTGCTCCACCAGCGTCCACATCTGGTTCGACCAGCGGGCGACCTGCACTTGGTTGGCTCCGGGCATCGACTCGTAATCTTCGACGGCTGCCTCGGCGGCAGCCAGATCGCCCGCTTTGATCGCCGCGGTCACCTGGTCATTGTCGGCCTGCTCAATTGCGCCATCGATGCGTGCGAGCACGTCAGCGCTCTGGCTGCCCGGTTCGGCCGCCGCCTCGGTGCATACCCGCTGCTGCTCTCGAAGCGAATAGCTTGGACGGCCGATGGTAAACTCGGTGACGCACAGATCATCTTTTACTTCGCGGAGTTCGGCCGGACTCAGCTTTTCCGGATGCCCTTCCAGTGCAGTCAGCTCGCGATGCGCTGCGGTATAGTTGCCCGCCCGCAGCTCGCTGCGCGCCGTGGACAACGGGCTCGGTGCTAGTGCACACCCCGCGGCCAGGAAGACCACCCCCAGCGGCAACAACGGCGCGACGCGGCGAAACCACCGATTCGTGTTATCGCCAGCAGCTGTCATTGCCATTGACTCACGCCAACCTCTGCAACGGAGTATGATGATTTTCGGGCTCGGCTGCCACGAAAACTTTAAACCGCGGCCGTCATAGCTCGCTATTGCGGCAAGGGCGAGACTAAACCGGGCAAACCTTGCGCAAAGTTATCAGGCCGCGCTTGAAT
It encodes the following:
- a CDS encoding cupredoxin domain-containing protein, producing the protein MTTFELFLTTMAAATIAVACVGGARAQEEQEIRFENHKFTPQTLTVPSGQKLTIKVVNDSKETIEFESFKLNREKVVTPGETITVRLPELSAGAYDFYDDFHQDVPEGSIVAK
- a CDS encoding heme-binding domain-containing protein — protein: MLALLVAIQLVPSGLTNPPSKGEVSAPPEIQDTLRRSCYDCHSNQTQWPWYGHVAPFSWAVARDIELGRRQLNFSEWSDYYPATRRRKLQWMGRALQQEVMPPLSYRLIHPSSRLSPQVRAQLERWIDTELVSVTASSASKAGD
- a CDS encoding cation:proton antiporter; protein product: MDPGKTRAVAFYVSMLVAAAGIYLGIRLYGETLLPDQPVATLSVLPSRAVGHQPDVLMHVLLALVVVIVLARAVGSLFAYFQQPPVVGEIIAGILLGPSLLGRVTPGVAGYLFPPTVVPVLGVLAEIGVVLYMFLVGLELDTSLLRRRGHAAVAISHASIVVPFLAGAFLALYLYPRLSSRSVSFTSFSLFLGVSMSVTAFPVLARILTDRRMHRSRMGAMTLTCAAVDDVTAWCLLAVVVSIVQAKTAGAIWTIAMALAFIATLLLIIRPLMTRLTTLYGNRGRLTQGVMAILFVALLASALFTDLIGIHAVFGAFALGAVIPHDSGMARDLTDRLEDLLVVMLLPAFFAFTGLRTQISLVAGPAQWMMCGLIVLVASIGKFGGSALAARLTGLKWRDSAALGILMNTRGLVELIVLNIGLDLGVIAPKLFAMLVIMALVTTFATTPILSLLITGESRREFEEQPSLPAGTRALPSAAERLPDSPVVAAVSNPHTVDTLIELAAAASPVEGHPLRVLTLIRRPEGGVRSGLREIEERVAPRTPVLLAVMERARSLGVPVETQAAWSDDPGRDLVEMARAAGAAWLMIGVHQPVFGTNEMGGTVRQVMSNLAGSSIHLGIVSRGHLQHSSRIFALVDDIADGRATLDLAVRVARARNYSVHALLVADNGLEPASELTALVRDASRISGQWLYTDILRTRESGSILHQVRGELLVLGAGTANQINLPINVVPERDGCIVVVQGADTRQTEARDQ